The following proteins are co-located in the Xiphophorus hellerii strain 12219 chromosome 2, Xiphophorus_hellerii-4.1, whole genome shotgun sequence genome:
- the fkbp4 gene encoding peptidyl-prolyl cis-trans isomerase FKBP4 — protein MTAEEQNSEGQNTMPMEGEDITPKKDGGVLKLVKREGTGTDFPMTGDKVFVHYVGTLLDGTHFDSSRDRGEKFSFELGKGQVIKAWDIGVATMRVGELCQLICKPEYAYGSAGSPPKIPPKATLVFEVELFEFRGEDITEDEDGGIIRRIITKGEGYSKPNEGAVVEVFVQGTCDGRVFDERELKFEIGDGESFSLPSGVEKAIMAMEQGEEALFIMKPKYGFGGDGNEKYCIPGGATLQYKIKLTAFEKAKESWEMNTMEKLEQSSIVKEKGTQCFKNGKYKQASVQYKKIVAWLEHESGLSDEDEKKAKTLRLAAHLNLAMCFLKMHEPNKAFESCDKALEMDSTNEKALFRRGESLFNMNEFEKARDDFQRVIQLYPSNKAAKSQVVLCQKRIKEQHEKDKRIYANMFQKFAERDSKKEADMVKPESKENGEEEMEVENGEKETQ, from the exons ATGACTGCAGAGGAGCAGAACAGCGAGGGACAAAACACCATGCCCATGGAGGGAGAAGACATCACACCAAAGAAAGATGGAGGTGTTTTAAAG CTGGTGAAACGGGAAGGCACAGGCACAGACTTCCCTATGACTGGTGATAAAGTGTTTGTCCATTATGTGGGCACTCTCTTGGACGGGACACATTTTGACTCGAGCAGGGACAGAGGAGAGAAATTTTCCTTTGAGCTGGGCAAAG GTCAAGTAATTAAGGCATGGGATATTGGCGTGGCTACAATGAGAGTGGGAGAGCTGTGTCAGCTCATCTGCAAGCCAGAGTATGCTTATGGATCCGCAGGCAGCCCACCCAAAATACCTCCCAAAGCCACTCTTGTTTTTGAG GTGGAACTGTTTGAATTTCGTGGGGAAGACATAACTGAGGATGAAGATGGAGGAATCATTCGGCGTATCATCACTAAAGGAGAGGGTTATTCCAAGCCCAATGAAGGAGCTGTGGTGGAAG tctTTGTTCAAGGTACCTGCGATGGACGCGTTTTTGATGAAAGGGAGCTGAAATTTGAGATTGGGGATGGAGAGAGTTTTAGCTTGCCCAGCGGTGTGGAGAAAGCCATCATGGCCATGGAGCAGGGAGAAGAGGCACTCTTCATTATGAAACCTAA atACGGCTTTGGGGGTGATGGAAATGAAAAGTATTGTATTCCTGGTGGCGCAACGTTGCAGTACAAGATTAAGCTAACAGCCTTTGAAAAG GCTAAGGAGTCATGGGAAATGAACACAATGGAAAAGCTGGAGCAAAGCAGTATTGTCAAGGAGAAAGGAACACAGTGTTTTAAG AATGGGAAATACAAACAGGCATCTGTGCAGTACAAAAAGATTGTTGCTTGGCTAGAGCATGAGTCTGGCTTGTCGGATGAGGATGAAAAGAAGGCAAAAACCCTGCGACTGGCTGCACATCTGAACTTGGCCATGTGCTTCCTTAAAATGCATGAGCCAAACAAAGCCTTTGAAAGTTGTGACAAG GCCCTGGAAATGGATTCTACAAACGAGAAGGCTTTGTTCCGACGGGGAGAGTCGCTGTTCAATATGAATGAATTTGAGAAGGCAAGAGATGATTTCCAGCGAGTCATTCAGCTCTATCCTTCCAACAAAGCCGCAAAAAGTCAG GTGGTCCTGTGTCAGAAACGCATTAAGGAGCAGCACGAAAAGGACAAACGCATCTATGCTAACATGTTCCAGAAATTTGCAGAAAGGGATTCAAAG AAAGAAGCAGATATGGTGAAACCTGAGAGCAAGGAGAACGGCGAAGAGGAAATGGAGGTTGAAAATGGGGAAAAGGAAACTCAGTGA